The following proteins are encoded in a genomic region of Rhodopirellula islandica:
- a CDS encoding NAD-dependent epimerase/dehydratase family protein yields the protein MSGEFLFSLMITMTQSQRKILITGGAGNVGGSLACRLAESSNNEVVVVDNLVTGDRSKLPPASATNVRFIKADVNRLEDLSPIMTATRFDAVFHYAALVGVQRTLANPVAVLEDIDGIRNVLSLSKNTGVGRVFYASSSEVYGEPVEMPQHEQTTPLNSRLPYAIIKNLGESYFRSYHQEFGLPFNVFRFFNTYGPKQTTDFVVPKFIAAALAGEDIPVYGDGTQTRTFCFVDDNLDTTTRVLDDPTWACQTINVGSDIEMTIKSLAETVIEMTGSSSKVVHLPPLPEGDMTRRCPDITKMKRILGRELTPLHEGLSKLIDTATQRSSSQVNNG from the coding sequence TTGTCGGGTGAGTTTCTCTTCTCTTTGATGATCACCATGACGCAGTCGCAACGAAAAATCTTGATCACCGGTGGTGCCGGCAACGTCGGTGGCTCCTTGGCTTGCCGGTTGGCCGAGTCATCCAACAACGAAGTCGTCGTGGTCGACAACCTGGTCACGGGCGATCGATCCAAGTTGCCTCCCGCGTCGGCCACGAATGTTCGGTTCATCAAAGCCGATGTGAACCGATTGGAGGATTTGTCGCCGATCATGACGGCCACGCGTTTTGATGCGGTGTTCCACTACGCGGCGCTCGTGGGGGTTCAACGGACGCTGGCCAATCCGGTCGCGGTGTTGGAAGACATCGACGGAATCCGCAACGTTTTGTCGCTGTCCAAAAACACGGGGGTGGGACGTGTGTTTTACGCCAGCAGCAGCGAGGTGTATGGCGAACCGGTGGAGATGCCACAGCACGAGCAAACGACGCCGTTGAACTCGCGATTGCCCTACGCGATCATCAAGAACTTGGGCGAGTCGTACTTCCGGTCGTACCACCAAGAGTTCGGGTTGCCGTTCAATGTGTTTCGATTCTTCAACACGTATGGGCCCAAGCAAACCACGGACTTTGTTGTTCCGAAGTTCATTGCCGCGGCGCTCGCTGGAGAAGACATTCCGGTTTATGGCGACGGGACGCAAACGCGAACGTTTTGCTTTGTGGATGACAACCTGGACACAACCACCCGCGTGTTGGACGACCCGACTTGGGCGTGCCAAACAATCAATGTCGGGAGCGACATCGAAATGACCATCAAGTCACTGGCGGAAACGGTGATCGAAATGACGGGCAGTTCGTCCAAGGTGGTGCATTTGCCGCCGCTTCCCGAGGGTGACATGACGCGTCGCTGCCCAGACATCACCAAAATGAAAAGGATTCTTGGCCGCGAGCTCACACCGCTCCACGAGGGGCTGAGCAAATTGATTGATACCGCGACTCAACGTTCTTCTTCTCAGGTCAACAACGGGTGA
- a CDS encoding membrane protein, protein MSPSEQVVYEFARASRLDGWWVWAAVVLGLAVAYSACVHYYKRDVGELRRPVRWTLIGLRLVAVTALVFLFFDLVRRTERRVTRPSEVIVMVDTSQSMSLPSGDSIAAPSRVERARELVADSELVESFAEEHRTSVYVFDQATEPRLVQTKFDQEITANDEQSAIEDALVEPVSPFVLFGGFCLAVFAVASLVAFAMGVLGIGNAKSGARRRTSAVGAETPGSASAIGWSLLVAAITLVVGIVSVGGVYTVHTDRSLAQLIGWEQRSGSDESEAEADAESDDAESDDAGSDDAGSEDAGSEDAGSEDAGSEDAGSEDAGDQLDGDPESPTMKAVDWDEVIVAGGAQSRIGDALRSVLVDHDPTTLAGVIVITDGQNNGGASLSSALALARRGEVAVYPVGLGSSQPPTNIRVVDLEVPRRVYPGDKFVVASVLQATGTAPLEVDVELVDALDTGEGSSVSEPGSADAVTSLPGGVVLETQRVKLEPDATLTDIRFEIEPQTVGRRRLAVRVVAPAEDRNANDNMQTARYEVVARKLRVLAIAGGPTREYRFVRNLLFRDESVQLDVWLQTGVQGMSQDADELLARFPETAEELFEYDAVVMFDPDWSAIDSASLELMDRFMTQQAGGLVLVAGPVFHPKISGDRSDPRSNQIGAFFPVNLATRGPLLGGGRQGGSEAWPLKFTPESSQAEFLWVADSPEESFEIWNDFGGFYDYVGVKSAKPGAKVYAYFSDPTTEVSGSLPIFMASQFYGAGRVFFQGSGEVWRLRAAGDRYFDSYYTKLIRWVSEGRLLRDSNRGVLLVDSDRAMVGQNITLRAVLVDDQFQPLTEPSVTAKLLAPDGKIKDLKLTPAADSPRGGTYTGNFVATKSGGYEIQLAVGDALDEQLLRQSVQVRLPTSELERPRRADDELMNLASATRGEYVPVDESTSMSDVKATLSEAIVPQSQVTLLAGTPDSAFTLRRNAVLMWLIASVLTFEWVTRRLHRLA, encoded by the coding sequence TGGTGGGTTTGGGCTGCCGTGGTCTTGGGGTTGGCCGTGGCCTATTCCGCTTGTGTTCACTATTACAAACGCGATGTCGGCGAGCTTCGGCGTCCGGTGCGATGGACGTTGATCGGGCTGCGCTTGGTCGCGGTCACGGCGCTCGTGTTTTTGTTCTTTGACTTGGTTCGGCGGACGGAACGTCGGGTGACTCGCCCGAGTGAAGTCATTGTGATGGTCGATACCAGCCAAAGCATGTCGCTGCCTTCGGGCGATTCCATCGCAGCCCCCTCTCGCGTCGAACGGGCGCGTGAGTTGGTGGCCGATTCGGAGTTGGTGGAATCGTTTGCGGAAGAGCATCGAACCAGCGTTTACGTGTTTGACCAAGCGACCGAGCCTCGTTTGGTGCAAACGAAATTCGATCAAGAAATCACCGCGAACGACGAGCAATCGGCGATTGAGGATGCGTTGGTGGAACCGGTCAGTCCCTTTGTTTTGTTTGGCGGGTTTTGCTTGGCCGTCTTCGCGGTCGCGTCGCTGGTCGCTTTCGCGATGGGAGTGCTGGGGATCGGCAACGCGAAATCGGGTGCCCGGCGGAGAACCAGTGCCGTGGGGGCGGAGACTCCTGGTTCGGCTTCTGCGATTGGGTGGTCGCTGTTGGTCGCGGCGATCACGTTGGTCGTGGGGATCGTTTCCGTCGGCGGCGTTTACACAGTGCACACCGATCGCTCCTTGGCCCAGCTGATTGGTTGGGAACAGCGATCCGGATCGGATGAATCAGAAGCTGAGGCAGATGCTGAGTCGGATGATGCTGAGTCGGATGATGCTGGCTCGGATGATGCTGGCTCGGAAGATGCTGGCTCGGAAGATGCTGGCTCGGAAGATGCTGGCTCGGAAGATGCTGGCTCGGAAGATGCTGGCGATCAGTTGGACGGCGATCCTGAATCACCCACGATGAAAGCCGTCGATTGGGACGAGGTCATCGTGGCGGGCGGGGCTCAGAGCCGGATTGGAGACGCCTTGCGATCAGTTCTCGTGGATCACGACCCGACCACCTTGGCCGGAGTGATTGTGATCACCGACGGCCAGAACAATGGCGGGGCTTCGTTGTCATCGGCGTTGGCATTGGCTCGTCGCGGCGAGGTGGCTGTCTACCCGGTCGGCTTGGGCAGCAGCCAGCCGCCCACCAACATTCGCGTGGTTGATTTGGAAGTCCCACGTCGTGTGTATCCTGGCGACAAGTTTGTTGTCGCGTCCGTGTTGCAGGCCACTGGGACCGCTCCGTTGGAAGTCGACGTGGAATTGGTGGACGCACTCGATACCGGCGAAGGGAGCTCCGTCAGCGAGCCTGGATCGGCGGATGCAGTGACCAGTTTGCCTGGCGGCGTGGTGTTGGAAACCCAGCGAGTCAAGCTGGAACCCGACGCGACGCTCACGGACATTCGCTTTGAGATCGAACCACAAACGGTTGGTCGTCGGCGGCTGGCCGTTCGTGTCGTCGCTCCCGCGGAAGATCGCAACGCAAACGACAACATGCAAACGGCTCGCTATGAAGTGGTTGCTCGCAAGTTGCGAGTGTTGGCCATTGCGGGTGGTCCGACCCGCGAATATCGCTTCGTTCGCAACCTGTTGTTCCGCGACGAGTCCGTGCAACTTGATGTGTGGTTGCAAACTGGCGTTCAAGGCATGAGCCAAGACGCGGATGAGTTGCTGGCCCGATTCCCGGAAACCGCAGAAGAGTTGTTCGAGTACGACGCCGTGGTGATGTTCGATCCGGATTGGTCGGCAATTGATTCCGCGTCGCTCGAATTGATGGACCGCTTCATGACGCAGCAGGCCGGCGGTTTGGTCTTGGTGGCGGGGCCGGTTTTTCATCCCAAGATTTCTGGGGACCGATCGGACCCGCGTTCCAACCAAATCGGTGCCTTCTTCCCTGTGAATTTGGCCACCCGAGGCCCGTTGCTGGGTGGTGGTCGCCAAGGCGGTTCCGAAGCATGGCCATTGAAGTTCACGCCAGAGTCCTCGCAAGCGGAATTTTTGTGGGTGGCAGATTCGCCCGAAGAAAGCTTTGAAATCTGGAATGACTTTGGTGGCTTCTACGACTATGTCGGAGTCAAAAGTGCAAAGCCTGGTGCGAAGGTCTACGCCTACTTCTCGGATCCGACCACGGAAGTCAGCGGCAGTTTGCCGATCTTCATGGCCAGTCAGTTTTATGGTGCCGGTCGAGTCTTCTTCCAAGGCAGTGGCGAAGTGTGGCGGTTGCGTGCGGCCGGTGATCGATACTTTGACAGCTACTACACCAAACTGATTCGTTGGGTCAGCGAAGGTCGGCTTCTGCGAGACAGCAATCGCGGCGTGTTGTTGGTCGACTCAGATCGAGCCATGGTGGGGCAGAACATCACGCTTCGAGCCGTGTTGGTGGACGATCAATTTCAGCCGCTGACGGAACCATCGGTGACCGCGAAATTGTTGGCTCCCGACGGAAAGATCAAGGACCTCAAGCTGACTCCTGCGGCGGATTCGCCTCGCGGTGGCACCTACACCGGCAACTTTGTCGCGACCAAAAGTGGTGGCTACGAGATTCAGTTGGCTGTGGGCGACGCTTTGGATGAACAACTGCTTCGCCAGAGTGTGCAGGTGCGGTTGCCGACCAGCGAACTGGAACGACCGCGACGAGCCGACGATGAATTGATGAACTTAGCGTCGGCGACACGTGGGGAATACGTTCCGGTGGATGAGTCAACGTCAATGAGCGATGTCAAAGCGACGTTGTCCGAGGCCATCGTGCCGCAATCGCAAGTCACCTTGTTGGCCGGCACCCCCGATTCCGCGTTCACGCTGCGTCGCAACGCGGTGTTGATGTGGTTGATCGCATCGGTGTTGACCTTCGAATGGGTGACACGCAGGTTGCATCGCTTGGCTTGA